A single region of the Sphingobium sp. TKS genome encodes:
- a CDS encoding acetyl-CoA hydrolase/transferase family protein, with translation MTDRIAHAGLAAKCRTAEEAAALIHNGMAVGMSGFTGSGYPKAVPLALAARMTAAHAAGEPFRVKVWTGASTGPELDGALAQADGIEFRLPYNSDPIARERINSGHMQYFDMHLSQVAPMAWQGFLGDLDVAVIEVTGITAEGELIPSASVGNNKTWIDRAKGVILEVNRWQNPALEGMHDIYYGTALPPHRQPIPLVRADQRIGQPTFRCDQDKVIAVVETDAPDRNAPFTPPDDKARAIAGHLLEFLSHEVKKGRLPASLLPLQSGVGNIANAVLTGLIDAPFEDMVAFTEVIQDGMLDLLDTGKLRMASATSLSLSPEAAARLNADMGRYRDRMILRPQEISNHPELVRRLGCIAMNGLIEADIYGNVNSTHLMGSRIQNGIGGSGDFARNAFLSIFTTPSTAKGGAISAIVPHCSHVDHINQDVQVIVTERGLADLRGLAPRQRAELIMENCAHPDFRPMLKDYFKRAMAGSFGLQSPMLPGEALAWHQRYIDTGTMRG, from the coding sequence ATGACCGATCGCATCGCCCATGCGGGGCTGGCCGCCAAATGCCGGACGGCCGAGGAAGCCGCCGCGCTGATCCATAACGGCATGGCCGTCGGGATGAGCGGCTTTACCGGCTCGGGCTATCCCAAGGCCGTGCCGCTGGCGCTCGCCGCGCGGATGACCGCCGCCCATGCAGCGGGCGAGCCTTTCCGGGTGAAGGTATGGACCGGCGCGTCCACCGGGCCGGAGCTGGACGGCGCGCTGGCGCAGGCCGATGGCATCGAGTTCCGTTTGCCCTACAACAGCGATCCGATTGCCCGCGAGCGGATCAACAGCGGGCATATGCAATATTTCGACATGCATCTGAGCCAGGTGGCGCCGATGGCGTGGCAGGGTTTTCTGGGCGATCTGGACGTGGCCGTGATCGAGGTGACGGGAATCACGGCCGAGGGCGAACTGATCCCCTCCGCCTCGGTCGGCAACAACAAGACGTGGATCGACCGGGCCAAGGGCGTGATCCTGGAGGTCAATCGCTGGCAGAACCCCGCGCTGGAAGGGATGCACGACATTTATTACGGCACGGCGCTGCCGCCGCATCGCCAGCCCATCCCGCTGGTGCGCGCCGACCAGCGCATCGGCCAGCCCACCTTCCGCTGCGATCAGGACAAGGTGATCGCGGTGGTCGAGACGGACGCGCCGGACCGCAACGCCCCCTTTACCCCGCCCGACGACAAGGCGCGGGCGATCGCCGGGCACTTGCTAGAGTTTTTGAGCCATGAGGTGAAGAAGGGCCGCCTGCCCGCCTCGCTGCTGCCTCTGCAATCGGGCGTCGGCAATATCGCCAATGCGGTGCTGACCGGCCTGATCGACGCGCCGTTCGAGGATATGGTCGCCTTTACCGAAGTAATCCAGGACGGCATGCTGGACCTGCTCGATACGGGCAAGCTGCGCATGGCGAGCGCGACGTCCCTGTCGCTGAGCCCGGAGGCGGCGGCCCGGCTGAATGCGGATATGGGGCGCTATCGGGACCGGATGATCCTGCGGCCGCAGGAGATCAGCAACCATCCCGAGCTGGTGCGGCGGCTGGGCTGCATCGCGATGAACGGACTGATCGAGGCGGACATTTACGGCAACGTCAATTCGACGCATCTGATGGGGTCGCGGATTCAGAACGGCATTGGCGGGTCTGGGGACTTTGCGCGCAACGCGTTCCTGTCGATCTTCACGACGCCGTCGACCGCCAAGGGCGGCGCGATCTCCGCCATCGTGCCGCATTGCAGCCATGTCGATCATATCAACCAGGATGTGCAGGTGATCGTGACCGAGCGGGGGCTGGCGGACCTGCGCGGGCTGGCGCCCCGGCAGAGGGCGGAACTGATCATGGAAAATTGCGCGCATCCGGACTTCCGGCCGATGCTGAAGGATTATTTCAAGCGGGCGATGGCCGGGTCGTTCGGGCTGCAATCGCCCATGTTGCCGGGCGAGGCGCTGGCCTGGCACCAGCGTTATATCGATACGGGCACGATGCGGGGGTAG
- a CDS encoding LysR family transcriptional regulator, translating to MSDLLIAMRTFVRLCEKPNFSRVAEEMHASHTTIARRLDQVEAHFGTILFHRTTRRLIATPEADRLLVHARAMLDALDVAEQDFGPVRNQPSGLVRIGFTTALGLYYVERLGELTACYPALQLDCAMTDWQRDVVEDRLDLALRVGPVGDESLVVHPLGMLPRLLVAHPAYLADHGAPATAEDLSGHICIAYAYGDVPARWTIDGRERVFGGTFRSDSSEAVHRAALSGLGIALLPAIRVKGDIEAGRLVPVLPDSNIAPLDIWAVHPSHKRLPPRARVVLDFLKANFPGERP from the coding sequence ATGTCCGATCTGTTGATCGCCATGCGGACATTCGTCCGACTATGCGAAAAACCCAATTTCTCCCGCGTAGCCGAAGAAATGCATGCGAGCCACACCACCATCGCGCGACGGCTCGATCAGGTGGAGGCGCATTTCGGCACGATCCTGTTCCATCGCACCACGCGCAGGCTGATCGCCACTCCGGAGGCGGACCGCCTACTGGTTCACGCCCGTGCGATGCTGGATGCGCTGGACGTGGCGGAGCAGGATTTCGGCCCGGTCCGCAACCAGCCGAGCGGCCTCGTGCGCATCGGCTTCACCACCGCGCTCGGCCTTTATTATGTCGAGCGGCTGGGCGAGCTGACCGCCTGCTATCCTGCGCTGCAGCTCGATTGCGCGATGACCGACTGGCAGCGCGATGTGGTGGAGGATCGCCTCGATCTTGCGTTGCGCGTGGGTCCGGTGGGCGATGAAAGCCTGGTCGTCCATCCGCTGGGCATGCTGCCGCGCCTGTTGGTCGCGCATCCCGCTTATCTGGCCGATCATGGCGCCCCGGCCACCGCCGAGGATCTTTCCGGCCATATCTGCATCGCCTATGCCTATGGCGATGTGCCCGCCCGCTGGACGATCGACGGGCGGGAGAGGGTGTTCGGCGGCACCTTCCGCAGCGACAGCAGCGAAGCCGTCCACCGCGCGGCCTTGAGTGGCCTTGGCATCGCGCTGCTCCCCGCGATCCGGGTAAAGGGCGACATCGAAGCGGGGCGGCTGGTTCCCGTCCTTCCCGACAGCAACATCGCCCCGCTCGACATATGGGCCGTCCACCCCTCGCACAAACGCCTGCCGCCAAGAGCCCGCGTGGTGCTGGACTTCCTCAAGGCCAATTTCCCGGGCGAACGACCCTGA
- a CDS encoding 3TM-type holin yields MTRRIAEDRWTLRARPAFLYVMYGLLLWSVPLGLIGGVRPDMAAGIIRAMRAYFNALPEPLYALFGTGYLGYTAARAWGKAKGVER; encoded by the coding sequence ATGACGAGGCGAATTGCGGAAGACCGGTGGACGCTGCGGGCGCGGCCGGCCTTTCTCTATGTGATGTACGGCTTGCTGCTCTGGTCGGTGCCGCTGGGGCTGATCGGCGGCGTGCGGCCAGATATGGCGGCGGGGATCATCCGGGCGATGCGGGCTTACTTCAACGCATTGCCGGAGCCGCTCTATGCGCTCTTCGGCACAGGCTATCTCGGATATACGGCGGCGCGGGCCTGGGGGAAGGCCAAGGGGGTGGAGCGGTAG